In the Natronoglycomyces albus genome, GGTGCTGAGACGCCAGCCTCTCAAGCAGAATCCATGCGGTCGAGAATTGAAGCCGCTGTGTCGCAGCTGGCGGCGGCAAGAAGCCAACTAGAGGAAGCCCAAAGCATCGCAATGGCCCTCAGCAGTGGTTTACTGGCCACAAAAGGTGTAACGCCCCCTACATCGACTGGGCGTTCGGCTACGCCTAACTCTTCGCCTGGGCTGTGGACGCAACCGAGTCTTGCCCCCTCTCCTGATCGATCTCCAAGGGGCGAACCCTCGGAGCTGTCAGGGGCGAGTGCGAAGAACCGTGCGATTACCCGGGAGAACGAGACGGCAAAAACTTTGGCGATGGCCGGGTACGACATCCAACAGAACCCACCGCCCAACGAGCATGGTAAAGAACCTGACTATGTCATCGAAGGTGAGTACTGGGACTGCTACGCCCCGACTTCTCACACAGAAGTCAAAGGTATACACGGGACTCTAGAGAAAAAGGCACGCAAAAAGCGGCAGGCAGAACGTATCGTTATTAACTGTGACGATAACGATGTGAGCCCGGTTCAGTTGCAGGAGCGGCTGCAACGCCTGCCTATCAAGCGATTGAAAGAAGTCAAGATCGTCAAGAATGGCACGATTATCGACGTGTACCCGGTTGAGAGGAAGTAGCTAATGTCCAGTGAATACACGTTGTACACTTCGGTGGATTCCCCCGATGTGCTTGGCGAGCGATTCGCAGATGCCCTTGAATGCCATGCAGTATTCAACGACGACCCTGATACTCTCTCCTATGCAGGAGAGTTTTTCGACTTGGATATTCTCAGCAACTTGTCCTCCTCGTTCGATGACCAGGCCGAACTCATCGATGCCACCCCCACTGCCGTTGTAATGACTCCACACAAAGGAACCGCGTGGGCAAGTGAGACGAGGATTGTCCGTCTATTTATAGATGCCGCGATTCAGTTGTGGAAAGACTTCCCGCTGAGCACCGGCATTGTCACTGACCTAGACGAGCGATGCCTCATGAGGAAACATGCTGGTTCTGGCATCGCAGTTGATCCTCTCCTGCTGAACCCCAACGAATATAATCAGACCTCAGAATTCGATGTGCTGGCTTCCTTTCCTCCACTGTCGGATTCTGACCGCTGACGATCACGATGTAGCTTCTTGGAAAAATAATGAGAGTAGGTGCCGCCGTAGTTGAGCGGAGTTGCGGCTCTATGGCGCAGTGAGGGTGTCGGTAGACGATCTTGCAGACCGTGGGCTGGTTGCTGAACAAGGGAGTGATTCAGTCATCAAAGTAAGTGCCTAAGCTGGCCTCGTTCAGGGGTTATTTGTGTGCTGGTCGTTCGCGGCTTCGTAGAAGGCGTCGGCGAGTGCTGCGATGACTGCGTTGATGGCGGGGCCGTCGCTGAAGAAGTAGTCGGCCATGGTGTTGTGGGCTTGTTGGTTGTTGGCTACTGATTCAACGACCGCTGTTTAGAAGTCTTGCGACTCCATGAATTGTTTCTTGGAGTTGACTTTGGTCTGGTTGACCAAATCGGGGTAGGTCAGCAAGGTGTCCACCAGTCCCTGTACGAACTCGCGGACCTGAGACTCGGTGAATGATTCTGCGCCGAAGAGGTCATTCATTTTGTCGATGACGACTCCGAGCGGCACGTACTTGGGGTCTTTTCGGGTGCCGGTACCGGCGGCGCTGATGCCTTTCAATTAACCGTCACCTTTTGCGCGTCGTCCGAGCAGGCACCGTGCATGTGGTAACAAACCACTGCGCTGCAAGAACACCAGCACTCATCCGACGCCCGCGTTCCGGGCGGCAGCTACGGCGACCAGCTCAGCGAATCCGTCGACTTCAGCGACATCCTCAGTTGGTTGGCCACGCGGTGGGCTGCGGGAAAACAGGCAGCGCAAGAAGCTTCTCAGAACCTCCATCGCGGTCCCAGGTTGGGTAGGTCAGGGCCTTGATGCGACAAACCACCCACCTCACAAACGTGCCGACTCTGCTCATTGGCGCTCGTCACGTCGCAGACGTTGCCTGAGGACACCCATCTCAGAACCGGTACCGCAGAGCGGCAACGCTGCGTCAACGAAGGTCGTTTCTCGATATCGGACGTCCTAAAGTGACCCTTTCGGCTTGGTCAGCCTCTGGGGTGCGAACTCCGGGACGAGTTCCCTTCTGAAGATCGTCACTGACGAATTACGCGGTTCACGACTGATACGCCGACGCCGAACCATTGAGGGATGTTGGGCTGAGGTTCCTTAGCCTGTCACACAGCGACAGACTCTTCTTTCTGGCTCTTGGTTATCCGGTGGCTCAACGCCCAAGAGCGTGCATTGAGCAAGTGGTCTTCGCGCTGGTAAGGGCTGGGGTCTCATCGCAAGCCAGTGGCAAGCTGGAAGGTGAGAACTTTATTGGCTCTGGGGTGGAGTCTGGTTCGGCGGTCGCAGGCACGACCTCCTGGCCTATCTGTGTCTGTCCTGTCTGGATTTGGCCAGAGCCTTCATATGGAGTCTTAAGGGACTACTGGGTTTCGGCCTTGGTCTCGTCGAATCATGCGACCTATCACTCCCCGGAGTGCTCGAGGTCACATAGAATTTTCGGTGGGATCTGATGCGAGCCGATTAGCAAGCGGGTGTCCTGCAATTGGGCTCTTGTGGGTTGTGGTTGCTGGTGGTTTTCACGTCACTGGACGGTGTATTGCTTTGCGGCTGTTAGTCCGTTTTGGATAGTAATGGAAGCCTGTTCGGTGTTGACAGACTTTTGTGTCCCAGCTAGCTTCTATCCCTGGCGAAGGCCTTTGTTTAAGGTTGTTGCTATTTCCGTGCCCCACATATAAATTCATTCAGGAGCCCCTGTGTTGCGTCTGCCCGGCCGCAAGCGATCTGTCGTGCCCTATTCTCGTGCTTGGCTTATCCAAGCGATGTGCTTTGCGTTGATCCTTCCCCTGGCTATCGGTGTTTCCGCGACAGCCTCGGCTGACTCGGCGACCAATTCAGCCAATGATTCGGATCAGTGTCCGGTCGATGATGCTGATGCGGTAGCGGCCTTGGAAGCCCAAGCAATTGAGCTTGCTGAAGCTTGTGGTTTCGAGGTGGAAATCGAATCGTCGCGGGATTTCAATTCCAGGGCCTATGCCCAGCCTCACGGAACCATTCGCTCAGACATTTCTGCACTGCCTCGTTGGGCGGTTACAGAGTCGGGGGAGTGGGCTGACATCGACACGGATCTCGTGTCTGGTGCGGACGGGTCTATTCGTGCGGTGGCGACGGTTTCAGAAATTGAGGTGTCGGCTGGGGGCGATGCGCCTTTTGTGACTGCTACGAGTCCTGAGGGTGGCTCACTGGCTTTGCGGTGGCCCGATTCGTTGCCCCAACCGGTTGTAGAAGGTTCATCTGCCACGTATGCCGACGTCTATCCGGACGTCGATTTGGTTGTTACTGCTAAACCAGATGGGTTTTTCTATGTGTTGGTGGTGCACACCCCCGAGGCAGCCTCGCTTCCTGAACTAGCCAACGTAGAGGTCGGCGTTGAGTCTGTCGAGCTTGATGTGAGTCAGGAACCGGAAACAAACGTGGTTGTGGCCCGTGATGACGAAGGCGACGTGGCGTTTGAATCGGGACAGGCTCTGATGTGGGATTCCTCGTCGATCGAGCATGAGTCCAAAACTGTTGAGGCCGAGGGGCTCCTCGGTGCTTTTGTGGACGTCACCGATGGAACTGACCCCATGGGAGCCGACCAGATTGCTCCGGGGCGGGTCAGCGAAATGGCTATGAGCTTGTCTGAGGAGACGTTGAGCGTTGTTCCTGATGCCGATTTGCTTTCCGACTCCGAGGCTGTCTATCCCATCTACATCGACCCACCGTTTCGGGGGGCACGAATGGGGTGGACGAATGTATTCCGTGAACAACCGAACTCTTCGCCGTCATGGTGGAACGACGGCGGTATGCGTGTGGGCTATCAAGGCTGGGAGTGCAGCGGAGACCCTACATGCGGGAGGTGGCGGTCTGTGGTCCGATTCAACACCGAGGGAATTCGCAACAAGCAAATTATCTCGGCCTCGGTGAAGGTGCGTCAGACTCATAGCGGTAACTGTTCGGGGACGACCCCGCTTCGGATCTGGCAGGTTCACGCCATCGATTCGAGTTCGACGTGGAACAGCGTCTCATGGCAGCACGGATCGTCATTGCAAACCCGTGACGTTGGGTCCTCCAACTCCAACTGTGGTGGCAGCAACCGTGTGGTCAATTTCAACGGTAGTGGCGTTCGCCAGCAGGTTCAACGGCATGCCAGCCATCCATATAACACCATTAGCTTCGGATTTCGCTCAGGCTCCGAGGGCGATCGAATGCAGTACCGACGACTAGGTGTCAATAGCAGCTATCCGCGCCTGGATGTGGAATACAACTCGTACCCGACGAGGCCTACCAGGCAGAACACGCATGGTCGTGGTTGTGCATCGTCCTCGCCTGGGCCGTGGATTAACACCCGATCCCCAAGTTTGCGGGGACGCCCTCACGACCCCGATGGGCGTGTGGGGTACCAGATCCGTGTCTATCCGCCCAACAGCACTTCTTCCATTCGGTCCTATACATCTGCGTCGCGCACTCTGGCCACCGGTGTTGACCGTAGTTGGAACGTCTCTAGTGATCTATCCGATGGTAACTATCGCTGGCGGATGCGCTCTCGTGACAACTACACAGGCAGCAATAACCAGTGGTCCAATTGGGCGTCCTTTTGCTACTTCAGGGTAGATACAACCCCACCGACGGCACCCGACATCACCAAGGATGGCCATGAATTCCTGGTTCCCGAACACGCCAACGTGGCACTGAATGTGGAGAGTAGTGATGAGGGCTCGGGTGTAGCTGCCTTTGAGTACTCGTGGAATTCCGATACCTATGACCAATCCGTTACGTCCTCAGGTATGGCTCAAATCACTCTTCACCGGGTCCCAGCGGGACGACACACAGTATACGTACGGGCGTTGGACCACGCGGGAAACTATTCGAACTCACAATCGTATTCGTTCTACGCTGGGCGATTCGGTACGGCTACTCCTACCGGTGCGTGGCAAATCGACGGGGATTGGTGGGACCAAACGGGAAACGGACACCACGTGAGTCCTCTTTCGGAGGCTGGGGTGGAGTTTACTGAGGATCGCCATGGTCGCGTTGACTCGGCTGCCACATTCGATGGCGAGGCTTGCGCTGGAACGGCCTCCGAGGTTGTTCGCACCGATGCGGCATATTCCCTGGCGATGTGGGCACGAGTTGATGACTTGGATACTGATCAGGTCTTTCTCTCTCAAGCTGGGGCGAACCGTTCGGAGTTCACCCTTGGTTACGACAGCCACAGTCAACGCTGGAATTTCCGCTTGGCTGAGGCAGATGTATCTGACCCCGCCACATTTGCGCAGGTGTCCTCAAGCCAGCCGGTGCAGGCGGGCCGGTGGTATCACGTGATGGTCACGGTCGATCCTGAAGTTGAGTATCTGCGCCTTCACATCGATGGTGAGTTCGACTCTGATGCGGACTATAACTTTGAGAACTGGCGGGCCCCAGTCGGTCAACGCGGAGGCGTTGGTATTGGTTGTGCTCTCCATGCTGGAGCCGATGGTCCATCGATGTCAGACTTTGTCACCGGTGCGATTGACCAAGTAGTGATCTGGCAAGGAGTAGCCAGCGACAGACTCTTCGACGAGGCTGCTGTTGAGGTGCCAGGGTCATTGCAGGCGGTGCGCTGGGAGTTCCGTGACTCAGGTCAGGACAGTTCGGGATTTGGTCGCGATGTCGACATTCCCGATCAGGCGACGGTGGGGGCAGATCCTTTTGAGCGTCCGCGTGGTTCGATGGAACTTTCAGGCGATAGCTGTGCTTCCTACCCTGAGCCTACGGTTGTGACAGACCGGTCGTTCGTTATTTCTGCATGGGTCAGACCAGATGACCTGGACAGCAACGCGACAGCGGTTTCTATTGCTGGTGATGACAATACTGCGGCCCGTTTGCGTTATCTCTCTGAGGAGGGACAATTCCAGTTCGCAATGTTGAGCGCTGATGCACCCTCTGGAGCAGGTGCGGACTGGATTACTGTTTTGGGCGATACGGAGATTGAGGCAAAGCGGTGGTACCACCTCACCGGAGTATATGACCGCCTCAACGGACATATACGCCTTTATGTTGACGGAGAAGCGCAGGGGTCACGTGAGGCCAGTGCGGACTTTTGGATCGCAGGCGGTCCGACACTGGTTGGTTGTGCCGGACGTGAGTCTGACAGTCACCGGTGGGAACACTGGAGCGGTGGAATCCACGATGTCCAATTGTGGAGTGGCTCTGATGTCCGTTTCGCAGAGGTTATGGGTGCCACGCCAGTTGAACTGCAGGCGTGGTGGGCACTCGATGGCGGTGGCGAAGACTGGACCGACAACGGCCGCCATTTGCAGGTTGAGGGCGACCATGAGTGGGTCGATGGCTGGGATGCCACCCCTGGGGGCGCTATCCGGTTTGAACGCGACGGTGCCGCCTGCGTTGAGTATGCGGATTTCGCGCCATCGAGCTCATTCACCTTCACCACATGGGTTCGGCTTGATCAAATTAGTTTTAGTAGTGGAAACTCAGGCCCGGGCACAGTTGTTCAATACACCGATGGTGATGAGGCCTCCTTCCACCTCTGGCACGGCGGAATGTTGCCATATTGGACATGGTCGATCGACACCGTCAATGGTCCTAACAATGGTAGTCACCCGGCTGACCGGGCAGGTATT is a window encoding:
- a CDS encoding LamG-like jellyroll fold domain-containing protein; the encoded protein is MTATSPEGGSLALRWPDSLPQPVVEGSSATYADVYPDVDLVVTAKPDGFFYVLVVHTPEAASLPELANVEVGVESVELDVSQEPETNVVVARDDEGDVAFESGQALMWDSSSIEHESKTVEAEGLLGAFVDVTDGTDPMGADQIAPGRVSEMAMSLSEETLSVVPDADLLSDSEAVYPIYIDPPFRGARMGWTNVFREQPNSSPSWWNDGGMRVGYQGWECSGDPTCGRWRSVVRFNTEGIRNKQIISASVKVRQTHSGNCSGTTPLRIWQVHAIDSSSTWNSVSWQHGSSLQTRDVGSSNSNCGGSNRVVNFNGSGVRQQVQRHASHPYNTISFGFRSGSEGDRMQYRRLGVNSSYPRLDVEYNSYPTRPTRQNTHGRGCASSSPGPWINTRSPSLRGRPHDPDGRVGYQIRVYPPNSTSSIRSYTSASRTLATGVDRSWNVSSDLSDGNYRWRMRSRDNYTGSNNQWSNWASFCYFRVDTTPPTAPDITKDGHEFLVPEHANVALNVESSDEGSGVAAFEYSWNSDTYDQSVTSSGMAQITLHRVPAGRHTVYVRALDHAGNYSNSQSYSFYAGRFGTATPTGAWQIDGDWWDQTGNGHHVSPLSEAGVEFTEDRHGRVDSAATFDGEACAGTASEVVRTDAAYSLAMWARVDDLDTDQVFLSQAGANRSEFTLGYDSHSQRWNFRLAEADVSDPATFAQVSSSQPVQAGRWYHVMVTVDPEVEYLRLHIDGEFDSDADYNFENWRAPVGQRGGVGIGCALHAGADGPSMSDFVTGAIDQVVIWQGVASDRLFDEAAVEVPGSLQAVRWEFRDSGQDSSGFGRDVDIPDQATVGADPFERPRGSMELSGDSCASYPEPTVVTDRSFVISAWVRPDDLDSNATAVSIAGDDNTAARLRYLSEEGQFQFAMLSADAPSGAGADWITVLGDTEIEAKRWYHLTGVYDRLNGHIRLYVDGEAQGSREASADFWIAGGPTLVGCAGRESDSHRWEHWSGGIHDVQLWSGSDVRFAEVMGATPVELQAWWALDGGGEDWTDNGRHLQVEGDHEWVDGWDATPGGAIRFERDGAACVEYADFAPSSSFTFTTWVRLDQISFSSGNSGPGTVVQYTDGDEASFHLWHGGMLPYWTWSIDTVNGPNNGSHPADRAGIDEEWIFLAVASDHQDGARFFINGQHVATFDTPKLPMEGSLCIGGGVGDYGMPLQGELDDVIVWSGVVPDQTIMNMYDPNLVVN